One segment of Bdellovibrionota bacterium DNA contains the following:
- the ispH gene encoding 4-hydroxy-3-methylbut-2-enyl diphosphate reductase, producing the protein MKVLLSRPRGFCAGVVRAIDTVEIALQHFGTPLYVRKEIVHNQAVVAQFRARGVEFIDALDEAPSGSLVVFSAHGVSPEVRKQASDRNLHVIDATCPLVTKVHAEVHRFRKQGYSILLIGHEDHDEVQGTLGEAPEIIHVVGSAEEADRVQVPNPNKVVALTQTTLSVDEASIIIDALRKRFPKLETPAKDDICYATQNRQDAVKALVSQGIHLLLVVGSQNSSNSVRLCEVAEALGVEAHLIDRAAEIDPKWLEGTEAIGLTAGASAPEYIVQEVIRWLEQQGAKTEELDLIQEDVNFALPTELTQLVDSQELRLLPTAAAG; encoded by the coding sequence ATGAAAGTTCTCCTCTCCAGGCCCCGCGGATTTTGCGCCGGTGTGGTGCGCGCCATCGACACCGTTGAAATCGCGCTTCAACACTTCGGAACCCCATTGTACGTCCGCAAGGAGATTGTTCACAATCAGGCCGTCGTCGCCCAATTTCGGGCCCGAGGCGTCGAGTTCATCGATGCCCTGGACGAAGCCCCTTCCGGCAGCCTGGTGGTGTTCAGCGCCCACGGCGTATCGCCGGAGGTTCGCAAACAGGCCTCGGACCGGAACCTTCATGTCATCGACGCCACCTGCCCGCTGGTGACAAAAGTTCACGCCGAGGTCCACCGGTTCCGCAAGCAAGGGTATTCGATTCTCCTGATCGGCCACGAGGATCACGACGAAGTGCAAGGTACGTTGGGCGAGGCTCCGGAAATAATCCATGTCGTCGGCTCGGCGGAAGAGGCGGACAGAGTTCAGGTTCCCAATCCGAACAAGGTCGTCGCTCTCACACAGACGACGTTAAGCGTGGACGAGGCCAGCATCATCATCGACGCGCTTCGTAAACGGTTCCCTAAACTGGAGACACCCGCGAAGGATGATATTTGTTACGCCACGCAGAATCGCCAAGACGCCGTAAAAGCGCTGGTCAGCCAAGGAATCCACCTGTTGCTGGTCGTCGGCTCGCAAAACAGCTCCAATTCCGTTCGACTTTGCGAGGTCGCCGAAGCCTTGGGCGTGGAGGCGCATCTCATCGATCGGGCGGCCGAAATTGACCCGAAGTGGTTAGAAGGAACGGAAGCGATCGGCCTGACGGCGGGTGCATCCGCACCCGAATATATCGTCCAGGAAGTTATCCGTTGGTTGGAACAACAGGGTGCCAAGACCGAGGAACTCGACCTCATTCAGGAAGACGTCAATTTCGCTTTGCCCACGGAGCTGACCCAATTGGTCGACAGTCAAGAGCTGCGCCTGCTTCCGACGGCGGCGGCGGGCTAA
- a CDS encoding peptide ABC transporter substrate-binding protein codes for MASAPKRVYRVAVAGPIETFDPVAAETNAELLLVSNLVEPLLFRDPQTGNVLPLAAESYTVSDDGLRIKFLLRADLFWSNGEKVKAEDFVYSLRRLLSASTDAWVADFLTSIKGAEDYHEGAIMLPAQLGIRTDGDRTVIFDLSSPNAFLLDFLTQPATAPVHREMLERHPTNWWRPENWVGSGPFLPAAKGELVHILKKNPHHRWAGRIQLGEVHVHLVASREEGTQMFLDGQVDQFGYRDFSVQRNDFLKFASKKGLVYQPDLSTVFLRVNPRRAPTSQLKLRMALAMAIDRELFAASVGKEGQKAALSILPEGIKSYEAPRGFLFNVPGARKILRDLGYCTKGIALAGCKPPPAFEMVHREGLDVRKIALALAAIWKRELGISVNVTEKLPEEFLHIIKSGEYAVALDDVSVLPERPFGFLDAFRSDGPSRKVFNRLLNSADNAPNWTEAKGNLRRAEALLLGEGEVIPLYYDAIAVAVSPRVKGYTPNIWDQHPFANISISP; via the coding sequence GTGGCAAGCGCACCGAAGCGGGTCTATCGCGTCGCCGTGGCCGGCCCGATCGAAACATTCGATCCGGTCGCCGCGGAAACCAACGCGGAACTCCTGCTTGTTTCGAATCTTGTGGAGCCGCTTCTCTTTCGGGATCCCCAAACCGGGAACGTCCTACCTCTAGCCGCCGAAAGCTACACGGTCTCGGATGACGGACTTCGGATCAAATTTCTGCTTCGGGCCGATCTTTTTTGGTCGAACGGCGAAAAGGTAAAGGCCGAGGATTTCGTTTATTCGCTCCGGAGACTTCTCTCTGCATCGACCGACGCCTGGGTGGCCGACTTTTTGACGTCGATCAAGGGGGCTGAGGACTATCACGAGGGGGCGATAATGCTCCCGGCACAGCTGGGAATTCGGACCGACGGCGACCGAACCGTGATTTTCGACCTGAGCTCGCCTAATGCATTTTTGCTCGATTTTCTCACACAGCCGGCCACGGCTCCGGTTCACCGGGAAATGCTCGAACGACATCCCACAAATTGGTGGCGCCCGGAGAATTGGGTTGGAAGCGGGCCTTTCTTGCCGGCCGCAAAAGGGGAACTTGTTCACATCCTCAAAAAGAATCCGCATCATCGCTGGGCCGGAAGAATCCAGCTCGGTGAAGTGCACGTACATCTGGTTGCCAGCCGAGAAGAAGGAACGCAGATGTTTTTGGACGGCCAGGTCGATCAGTTCGGCTATCGGGATTTTTCGGTCCAGCGAAACGATTTTTTGAAATTCGCTTCGAAAAAAGGTCTGGTGTACCAGCCTGATCTAAGCACAGTCTTTCTCCGCGTTAATCCGCGGCGGGCGCCGACCAGTCAACTCAAACTTCGAATGGCGCTTGCCATGGCGATCGATCGCGAATTATTCGCGGCCAGCGTGGGTAAAGAAGGGCAGAAAGCCGCGCTATCGATTCTTCCGGAGGGGATCAAGAGCTACGAAGCTCCGCGAGGTTTTCTGTTCAATGTGCCGGGGGCCCGGAAGATTCTTCGAGATCTCGGTTATTGCACCAAAGGGATCGCCTTGGCCGGATGCAAGCCGCCCCCCGCATTCGAGATGGTCCACCGGGAGGGGTTGGATGTCCGGAAAATCGCTCTGGCTTTGGCGGCTATTTGGAAGCGGGAGCTCGGAATCTCGGTCAACGTGACGGAAAAACTGCCCGAAGAGTTTCTGCACATCATAAAGAGCGGTGAATATGCAGTGGCTCTGGACGATGTGTCGGTCCTGCCCGAGCGGCCGTTCGGATTTTTGGACGCCTTCCGTTCCGACGGGCCGTCGAGAAAAGTTTTCAATCGGCTGCTCAATTCCGCGGACAACGCTCCGAATTGGACGGAGGCGAAAGGTAATCTGCGGCGGGCCGAAGCCCTTTTGTTAGGTGAAGGGGAGGTGATTCCTCTTTATTACGATGCGATCGCCGTGGCGGTTTCCCCGCGCGTCAAAGGGTACACGCCGAACATTTGGGATCAGCATCCGTTCGCCAATATTTCGATCTCGCCTTAG
- the bamC gene encoding outer membrane protein assembly factor BamC produces the protein MKSQHLFWFCLFFILPSCAPKEFNEPGILPATSEPTKKSFVGSYGDVWNATLSALQSKKYTVGSASRDSGAITTDWILGKSDRLYSGYGDTRIPYNIRFKLTLHLRPSRSGVEVKVSNEEQYYSDSVTAGTDFTGSLYQWLPTESSRAKEGGLLAEIETQLAARKSGANK, from the coding sequence ATGAAATCACAACACCTTTTTTGGTTCTGCCTTTTCTTCATTCTCCCATCCTGCGCGCCGAAAGAGTTCAATGAACCGGGGATCCTCCCCGCCACGTCCGAACCGACGAAGAAATCGTTCGTCGGGAGCTACGGCGACGTATGGAATGCGACCCTCTCCGCGCTTCAATCCAAGAAATATACGGTCGGCAGTGCTTCCCGCGACAGCGGCGCCATCACGACCGATTGGATTCTGGGAAAATCGGACCGTCTGTATTCCGGATACGGCGACACGCGAATCCCGTACAACATTCGTTTCAAATTGACGCTCCACCTTCGGCCGTCGAGGTCGGGAGTGGAAGTTAAAGTGAGCAACGAGGAACAATATTATTCCGACTCCGTGACGGCAGGGACCGATTTCACCGGTTCCCTGTACCAATGGCTCCCGACGGAAAGCTCCCGCGCGAAAGAAGGCGGCCTTTTGGCGGAAATTGAAACCCAGTTGGCCGCCCGAAAAAGCGGAGCGAATAAGTAA
- a CDS encoding serine/threonine-protein kinase: MTSASPTRRFGKYTLVSKLGMGGMAEVYKAEYLGNPNIVVAIKRILPQFSQDKKLINMLVNEARLTVGLSQPNIVPVLDFGIIDGDYFLAMEYVRGKDLKSIMIRAKTRKADLPIPMVLFILRQVLAGLDHAHNKRDNFDRPLQIIHRDISPQNIIVSLWGQVKILDFGIAKAASMASETQAGILKGKFSYMSPEQAQGEDVDVRTDIYSSGIVLWEMLTLESCFQAETDIKLLERVRNGEIRDPSAVNKKIPRDLAAIVMQALEKKPRKRFQTAAEFASALEAFQKDRFGNVTEADLAAFVRTIFGITPDEVPAVAASKKVTAKDLFAGGIDQAIADTVQASSEGIVPIRRKRRPAIRWSLPDWVPRMAAALATVALVGAFFWKFSPKHLFRLYDRQIVRAVYWVQQFRTTEPSAQPTILDLALPEVPEPLYALQLSFAVQKQMNALPFETFERVRDRTLDLSFDPHPSAAQLNPERPGSWSLNQDGYQISYSIRDQPKAITIESIQKLH; encoded by the coding sequence ATGACGTCTGCGTCCCCCACTCGCCGTTTTGGAAAATACACGCTGGTCTCCAAGCTCGGAATGGGGGGCATGGCCGAAGTCTATAAGGCGGAGTATCTAGGCAACCCCAACATCGTCGTCGCCATCAAGCGGATTCTTCCCCAGTTCTCCCAGGACAAAAAACTGATCAATATGCTCGTGAACGAAGCGCGGCTCACGGTCGGGCTTTCGCAACCCAACATCGTCCCCGTCCTCGATTTTGGAATCATCGATGGTGACTACTTCCTCGCCATGGAGTACGTGCGGGGAAAGGATCTCAAGTCGATCATGATCCGGGCCAAGACCCGTAAGGCCGACCTACCGATCCCGATGGTTCTGTTCATTCTCCGCCAAGTATTGGCGGGACTCGATCACGCCCACAACAAACGGGACAACTTCGACCGTCCCCTTCAAATCATTCATCGGGATATCTCCCCCCAAAACATCATCGTCTCGCTCTGGGGTCAGGTGAAGATTCTCGATTTCGGTATCGCCAAAGCGGCTTCGATGGCGAGTGAGACGCAGGCCGGAATCTTGAAGGGCAAATTCAGTTACATGTCGCCGGAGCAGGCCCAGGGCGAGGACGTCGACGTCCGGACCGACATTTATTCCTCGGGTATCGTTCTGTGGGAAATGCTGACGCTGGAAAGCTGCTTCCAGGCTGAAACCGACATCAAGCTGTTGGAACGGGTGCGAAACGGCGAGATCCGCGATCCATCGGCGGTGAACAAAAAGATTCCACGGGATCTCGCAGCGATCGTGATGCAGGCGTTGGAGAAAAAGCCGCGAAAGCGCTTTCAAACCGCCGCCGAGTTCGCTTCCGCTCTCGAAGCGTTTCAGAAGGACCGATTTGGCAATGTCACGGAAGCGGACCTCGCGGCTTTTGTGCGAACCATTTTTGGGATCACACCGGATGAAGTCCCCGCCGTGGCGGCGTCCAAAAAAGTCACCGCCAAAGACCTGTTCGCGGGTGGCATCGACCAGGCCATAGCGGACACGGTGCAGGCCAGCAGTGAAGGAATTGTCCCGATCCGGCGAAAGCGCCGGCCGGCGATTCGCTGGTCTTTACCCGACTGGGTTCCGCGAATGGCCGCGGCTCTGGCGACGGTCGCACTGGTAGGCGCATTTTTTTGGAAATTTTCTCCAAAGCACCTCTTCCGGCTTTACGATCGGCAGATCGTCCGAGCCGTGTACTGGGTGCAGCAATTTCGTACGACGGAACCAAGTGCTCAGCCGACGATTCTCGATCTGGCACTGCCCGAAGTGCCGGAACCGCTCTATGCATTACAGCTTTCGTTCGCTGTCCAAAAACAGATGAATGCGCTGCCGTTTGAGACGTTCGAGCGAGTTCGCGATCGAACGTTGGATCTTTCCTTCGACCCGCATCCCTCCGCGGCGCAGCTCAACCCCGAGCGGCCCGGGTCTTGGTCGCTGAACCAGGACGGTTATCAGATTTCGTACTCGATCCGGGATCAACCCAAAGCGATTACCATCGAGAGCATCCAGAAGCTTCATTGA
- a CDS encoding HEAT repeat domain-containing protein, whose amino-acid sequence MTYLRKRLIFQASLIGFVLATFVPKGFSQQESEEPIRFGDPETFLPIPEESTPTPTPTPAPAKPGPKVTPQPTATPVATPKSSAERVREIIASVPPGDEYPNQFSDLVAIGEEAVPPLAEIYVDASALWQSRWIAGMALGRLGGEEARLALEKGLKDPLFLVRLAAAQALGKMKDPQAAPRLREALSDKAMVVRSAVVDAMAELKDREAVSLLRAELVSPRSFYRGRSLWIREHILEALVSIGGEEAAETLLVVLKEEDPVLLERGCSALAQLVPEAPPAKELNLSPHDCAKQWIAWFESKKTPPAQ is encoded by the coding sequence ATGACGTATCTCAGAAAACGACTCATCTTTCAAGCGAGCCTCATCGGGTTCGTCTTGGCGACCTTCGTCCCGAAAGGCTTTTCGCAACAGGAATCGGAAGAGCCGATTCGTTTCGGGGATCCAGAGACGTTTCTCCCGATTCCGGAAGAGAGCACGCCGACGCCCACCCCCACACCCGCGCCGGCAAAGCCCGGCCCAAAAGTGACTCCGCAACCTACGGCGACACCCGTGGCCACGCCGAAGAGTTCGGCCGAGCGGGTTCGCGAAATCATCGCCTCGGTTCCTCCGGGGGACGAATATCCGAACCAATTTTCGGACCTGGTTGCCATTGGGGAAGAGGCGGTTCCGCCGCTGGCGGAAATTTACGTCGACGCATCGGCTCTTTGGCAGTCCAGATGGATCGCCGGAATGGCTCTGGGCCGCCTAGGGGGTGAAGAGGCCCGCCTGGCTTTGGAGAAAGGGCTTAAAGATCCGCTCTTTTTGGTTCGATTGGCGGCGGCGCAGGCGCTCGGCAAGATGAAAGATCCGCAGGCCGCGCCACGTTTGCGAGAAGCTTTATCGGACAAGGCGATGGTGGTTCGCTCGGCCGTGGTCGACGCAATGGCAGAGCTTAAGGACCGAGAAGCGGTATCCCTCCTTCGCGCGGAACTCGTGTCGCCTAGGAGTTTCTATCGAGGGCGGAGTCTTTGGATACGGGAACACATTCTGGAAGCCTTGGTTTCCATCGGAGGCGAAGAGGCCGCAGAGACGCTCTTGGTCGTGCTGAAAGAAGAGGATCCTGTGCTGCTCGAACGCGGATGTTCCGCTCTCGCGCAACTCGTGCCGGAAGCCCCGCCGGCGAAGGAATTGAATCTCTCTCCGCACGATTGCGCGAAACAATGGATTGCGTGGTTCGAGTCGAAAAAGACTCCACCGGCTCAATGA
- a CDS encoding pyridoxal-phosphate dependent enzyme, translating into MAKIYENILECVGQTPIVKLHKLGADMPHKFYAKLEFLNPGASIKDRIALQIVEDAEASGELKPGGTIIECTSGNTGMGLAMVGAVKGYQCVFVMPDKVSDEKIKALRAFGARVITTPTAVEPDDPRSYYSVAKRLSQEIPNAFYSNQYHNPSNAKAHYRMTGPEIWDQMGDKIDYLVVATGTGGTISGTTKFLKEKNSKMKSLCVDPEGSVFYEYFKTGKLVKVLTTYKVEGFGEDFLPGAIDFKMIDEMVQVNDKECFQTARDLAKKEGLFVGGSCGGAVAGALKFAKSLSGKKTFLILLPDSGSRYLSKFYDDGWMRENRFLEDRRSVGSVRDVLGSRYGKVISAERGANVREVVAMMKKSSISQLPVLDRGKLVGLISEVDLLNAMLKDVEAADRAIDKYVDQDFKILDPTAGIGELGPAFREGKIVIVSDNGKVVGIVTKIDLVDYLSARVQ; encoded by the coding sequence GTGGCTAAGATATATGAGAACATTTTGGAGTGTGTGGGGCAGACGCCGATTGTAAAGCTTCACAAACTGGGCGCGGATATGCCGCATAAGTTCTACGCGAAGCTGGAGTTTTTGAATCCGGGGGCGTCGATCAAGGATCGAATCGCTCTGCAAATCGTGGAAGACGCCGAGGCTTCGGGAGAACTCAAGCCGGGCGGAACGATCATCGAATGTACGTCCGGAAACACCGGCATGGGGCTCGCGATGGTCGGCGCGGTGAAAGGATACCAGTGCGTCTTTGTCATGCCGGACAAAGTTTCGGACGAAAAGATCAAAGCGCTTCGTGCCTTCGGAGCGCGAGTCATCACAACGCCGACGGCCGTCGAGCCCGATGACCCGCGCAGTTATTACTCCGTCGCCAAGCGTCTTTCTCAGGAAATCCCGAACGCATTTTACTCAAACCAGTACCACAACCCTTCCAACGCGAAGGCGCACTACCGAATGACCGGTCCGGAGATTTGGGATCAGATGGGAGATAAAATCGATTATTTGGTCGTGGCCACCGGAACCGGCGGAACCATCAGCGGCACGACAAAATTCCTTAAAGAAAAGAACTCGAAAATGAAATCGCTTTGTGTCGACCCCGAGGGATCGGTGTTTTACGAGTATTTCAAAACCGGGAAACTGGTGAAAGTTTTAACGACTTATAAGGTGGAAGGATTCGGAGAAGACTTTCTTCCCGGGGCCATCGACTTCAAAATGATCGATGAGATGGTTCAAGTGAACGACAAAGAATGTTTTCAAACCGCGCGCGATCTGGCGAAAAAGGAAGGACTCTTCGTGGGCGGGTCTTGTGGCGGCGCCGTGGCGGGAGCCTTGAAGTTTGCGAAGAGTCTTTCCGGCAAGAAAACGTTTCTCATTCTTCTACCGGACAGCGGTTCGCGGTACCTCTCGAAGTTTTACGACGACGGGTGGATGCGTGAAAACCGTTTCCTGGAAGATCGGCGTTCGGTCGGATCGGTGCGGGACGTCTTGGGAAGTCGCTACGGGAAGGTCATTTCGGCGGAACGGGGAGCCAACGTCCGAGAGGTCGTAGCGATGATGAAGAAAAGTTCGATTTCCCAGCTTCCGGTTTTGGATCGCGGAAAACTGGTCGGCCTGATCAGCGAGGTGGACCTCTTGAATGCCATGCTGAAGGATGTGGAGGCGGCCGATCGAGCGATCGACAAGTACGTGGACCAGGACTTTAAAATCTTGGATCCCACCGCCGGGATCGGCGAATTGGGTCCGGCATTCCGTGAAGGAAAGATCGTGATCGTCAGCGATAACGGCAAGGTCGTCGGGATCGTCACGAAGATCGATTTGGTCGATTACCTTTCGGCAAGAGTTCAATGA
- a CDS encoding HU family DNA-binding protein produces the protein MTKQELIEKIATNHKHRSISKAAASDLVESLFDNLSLAIRRGKRFTYPGFGTFAVKKRKERKGRNPQSGEEMMIPASKTVVFRASANLKQDLK, from the coding sequence ATGACGAAACAGGAATTGATCGAGAAGATCGCGACCAATCACAAACATCGCAGCATTTCCAAGGCCGCCGCCTCCGATTTGGTCGAAAGCCTGTTCGATAATCTCTCGCTCGCCATTCGGCGCGGCAAACGATTTACCTATCCCGGGTTCGGAACCTTCGCGGTCAAGAAGCGCAAGGAGCGCAAAGGCCGAAATCCCCAGAGCGGCGAAGAGATGATGATCCCGGCTTCCAAGACCGTCGTCTTCCGGGCTTCAGCCAATCTCAAACAAGATCTGAAGTAG
- a CDS encoding cystathionine gamma-synthase has protein sequence MKDEARFETRAIHVGQAPDPSTGAVIQPIYQTSTYAQSAPGEHKGYDYSRTRNPTREALERCLASLEGGKHGAAFSSGMGAAATLLHLLEEGSHVVCCDDVYGGTYRLFSKVLHRRNYTFSFVDLTNPKAFDDTVTAKTRMVWIETPTNPLLKLIDIEAICSKARKKKILSVVDNTFASPYLQNPLALGADIVLHSTTKYIGGHSDVVGGAVAVGDDALAERIRFLQNSIGAVPGPFDAWLTLRGLKTLALRMERHTANAKAIVTFLEKHPKVEQVFYPGLASHPQHALAKKQMKDFGGMISARLKLNLQQTKKFLSSLKIFTLAESLGGVESLIEHPAIMTHASLPPDVRGKLGITDGFIRLSVGIEHADDLLNDLRAALDHRADDSVRF, from the coding sequence ATGAAGGACGAAGCCCGCTTCGAAACCCGTGCGATTCACGTGGGCCAGGCTCCCGACCCGTCCACCGGAGCCGTCATCCAGCCGATTTACCAGACAAGCACATATGCTCAGTCGGCTCCCGGAGAACACAAAGGATACGACTACTCCCGGACGCGAAATCCGACGCGCGAAGCGTTGGAACGATGCTTGGCGTCCCTGGAGGGAGGGAAGCATGGCGCCGCGTTCTCTTCCGGAATGGGAGCGGCCGCGACACTGCTTCATCTTTTGGAGGAGGGAAGTCATGTCGTCTGTTGTGACGACGTGTACGGCGGGACCTACCGGCTCTTTTCAAAGGTTTTGCATCGGCGAAATTACACCTTTTCGTTCGTGGATTTAACGAATCCGAAGGCGTTCGATGACACCGTTACGGCCAAAACCCGAATGGTCTGGATCGAGACGCCGACGAACCCCTTGCTTAAACTGATCGACATCGAGGCGATCTGTTCCAAAGCGCGCAAAAAGAAAATCTTATCGGTCGTCGACAATACATTCGCCAGTCCGTATTTGCAGAATCCGCTCGCGTTGGGCGCCGATATCGTTCTTCACTCCACGACGAAGTATATCGGCGGCCATTCGGACGTCGTGGGTGGAGCGGTGGCCGTTGGCGACGATGCTCTGGCCGAGCGGATCCGCTTTCTTCAGAACTCGATCGGCGCCGTTCCCGGTCCGTTCGATGCCTGGCTTACGTTGCGGGGACTTAAGACGCTGGCGCTTCGGATGGAGCGGCATACGGCCAATGCAAAAGCGATTGTCACGTTCTTGGAGAAGCATCCGAAAGTGGAACAGGTGTTTTACCCCGGACTCGCCTCCCATCCGCAACATGCCCTGGCGAAAAAACAGATGAAAGATTTCGGCGGAATGATCAGCGCGCGGCTCAAGTTAAATCTTCAACAGACAAAAAAGTTTCTCTCGTCACTGAAGATCTTCACGCTCGCGGAAAGTTTGGGGGGTGTCGAGTCTCTCATTGAGCACCCCGCCATCATGACGCACGCGAGCCTTCCGCCGGACGTAAGGGGAAAACTTGGCATAACGGACGGATTTATCCGGCTTTCGGTAGGAATTGAACACGCCGACGATCTCTTGAACGATCTTCGGGCAGCTCTTGATCATCGGGCGGACGATTCCGTTCGGTTTTAG